One Perca flavescens isolate YP-PL-M2 chromosome 5, PFLA_1.0, whole genome shotgun sequence genomic window, GATATCCATGTAAGTAAACAGGATATAGCATTTTTGTACCATACAACACTCCAAATGAAACAGTTTGACCCTTGAAAGCGAAGttgtgaaatacagtcacagaGGTTGTAAGTGGTGACTGGGGCTCTTTCTCTCGAGATGTCAGCAAATTTGTGATTAGATCATTTATGGGACATCCAGGGTCCCTTTTCTGTAATACATTCATCGACTTAGTTTACATACAATCATTATTCAGGCTGCTTACCATTTGATCGGAAAAAAACCCCTGAAACTATGACAAGTTGAAATTATCATACATTTAGGGGCTAAATGATTGTTCAAATCTGATAATTGTCAAGCTGCTCCAACAGGAGGACAGAAAGATTTAGGATTTCAAATCTGAGCCATGTTTGTTGTAGGCTGCAGTGCAATCTGGTTTTCCCAGTGCCCTTGTTATTCATTGGTTTATTGTTGCAGTTTGATAGGTCATTGTACTATTtaaatttgcattttttttttgccccttcTCTGCAATAGAAACGGTTtgattttattgaaaaacatttgGAGCTCACATGATCTTCATGTCATCGTTGTACCCCTGCTGTCAGGGCATGGGCAAGCTCCAGTTTAATTGCGCCCCTGTGCTTTTGACCTCATCTGGGATGTCCTGAATCACATGCTTAAAAATGTTGTCAGTCAAACAAGCCAACTGTGGCCACTGGCAAGATCCAAACTACACTATTTATTGTCCACAGATGAAGTTGAAATAGTgccgggcgatatggagaaaatcaaatatcacaatatttttgaccacgtacatcgatgtcgatattgcggcgatattgtagggttgagttttggtgctttcacaaacaaTTTACACAAGATTTTAGATGAAtatatcatcaataatgtggctataatgactgagtgggtaaaggcaaataacacaacagctacaacagtctggtaagttcagaaaaccacatcactttactgtaatgcagcctctaAAACCAGAAAAAGTCAACACTTGTATCATAgcaccatattacgatatccaaaacttaagacgatatctagtctcatatatcgatgtcgatataatattgatatattgcccagccctattaaacagtttgtcacttttttgctTAAATAACTCCTTTAGCAATTTTGGAGAatgaatataaatattgaaGTTCACGATATTGGTACAGCAACCACCCAGATTCATATCCCAAAATGAGCTTCAGTTTATTTAATGATTTGAATATTGGTTCTGTCTTGAGTTTTAAAACAGATGAAAGGAAATCTTATGGGTGCTTTGAAGGGGAATCCTCTTCAAAATTTCcagtgataataaaaaaaagaaaaagattgcTTTATTTTAGCATTTGATCAGAATTGTGGCAGGAATCTTGGATTAGCAGGAAGGGAGTTTCCCTAAATGGGATTATAAGGATTTACTGTAGGCTGTTTTAATCTAATGCAGAAGACTCCTAAAGGGTACAGATATGTATCTCTTAACTTAGCAAGCtgatcatttttaatcaaaatgtattttatcttACCAgtgggtgaaaaaaaaactgtaactggctCACATATGCACCGAGTTGAAACAGAAATGAGTCCATTGTCCCTAAATATACCAGAATCTACAGCCTGAAATCAAAAGAAATGCTTCAGCAGATATTTTTCAGTTTCAGCTCCACAGCTGTAAGGCTGATTTAGTCTCTGCTGTGGTTTGCACCTACGAGACAGGAAACGGTACATTTCTCACCACACTTCTTCAGAGTAGCTGAGGCATATCTACGTCAAAGGCTGTTGTGGTTTCCTTCAACCTACCACAATAACAAAATGGAAGTCAAATTAGAATGAAATAGCTGAGTTGCCTTTTTTGTTTCTACTTCAATCACACAAACACTGCAGACTGTTAGAGTAGAGTAGAACTGAACATTTACTTTCATGTCCCAGCAGTACAGGCATTACATATCAACTTCTGTGTTATTCGTGTATCACTCTGCACTGCACACTACACATTATACACGTCTTAAGCATATCACAACAAATCCCTTCCAGATAATTTGCCGTCATGTACGAGAATAGCTGCTGTGAAACATAATGGGTGATAGCAGTAATAAAAAGCTTTGTAAGCAGTGAAGAGGAGCTACATCTAACAGAGACAGGCAGCCAGGCCCTGCAGAGTTCAGATCAATTACATCAAGTGTTGCATCTAAAGAAAGCTGATTTAATCAGCTCATACAACAACAGGGGCTCGTACAATGGGTGGGTCATACCAATCACAGCCTTGGGAACGTAAAAAGGGCAACTATCTCCTTTGACACACAGAATGAAACCTCATTGTAATTAGAATAACGACCTGAGGGGAAAGGTGTGTTCCCCACTCAGCCTATTCTCTTTACACCAGGCCAAAACACCAACGATACTTACACTGACCTCTTTCTGATGGGAAGTAAAGAATCAAACTGTCTCAGGTTAGACTCCCGGTTACATTAGAAGGGTAATACAAGCAGGCCTCCTCAGAAAAGCAAGGTTGCGCTGGCACAAGAAAGATTGGGCATATAAACACTGTGTCTGCACACATGTGAAATCATTTCACAAATGAGGATAGGAGAGTTGTACAGATAACTGTGAAAATATTGTGCTTTGTATAATTGAGTTATGCATGTTGATTGCTCATATTAGAGAGTTTGAAATAAGATTAATGAACCTGTTTTGTGAAAATACTCCTAATACCTTCAACCTTTGATTCCTCATACTAAACTAAAGAGCACGGTAAACATTCAACAATCTAATTAACAATCATTTGCATAGTTAAAACTCCTGATATCACTACCACGTATGGGGGTAAAACTGATTCCATTAGTGATGTGATTTAAATTGTAAGACAATACATGCTTTTTATGAAGCGTCTGTGTAAGCAGAGATATACCAGTGGTTAGAACATGTTTccattagggctgcagctaacagTTATTTTCAATGTGTCTGTCATTTACCTTTTATAATGTATTGCTTAGTccaatcatttccaatcaaCTATCTAAGCAAGAACAATTGCAGTCAAACAAACAGTCAAGTACCAAGCTATGCAGGAATTAAATTTACTCCTGAGACATAtcacacaagaaaaaaagtcaaatttgatttaaaatattttttaaacagccTAGATACATTGGAAAGATGTTGAAACTAGTATgtacggtggccgagacggttcaacacaaactcaaaagcgacaacacaaacgcaaaagctacaacacaaatgcaaaagccacaacacaaacgcaaaagccgaaacacaaacgcaaaagccgcaacacaaacgcaaaagccgcaacacaaacgcaaaagctacaacacaaacgcaaaagctgcaacacaaacgcaaaagccacaacacaaacgcaaaagccacaacacaaacgcaaaagccacaacacaaacgcaaaagccacaacacaaatgcaaaagccgcaacacaaatacataagggACAACAAAAGTGAGTGACAACAGAAGTCAGCGTATGAGCAGGAGGAAATTTCTTGCATGTTTGAGATGTAATTGAAATATGGTTCCTTGCTAATTAGGATTACTGTACTGTTGCTATGTGAGtgtcacaaataagcaatgtTCATGTATGTACTCTCCATATAGGCTAcaaaggaaagtgtgtgtgtgcctatttGTAGGGGTAAGACTAAGGACATGcaacaaaaccatagactgtacaaatggtaatatacagtctatgaacaAACCCTTTTACATGGCTTTAAATACAGTGTAAACACAGGAGTCCATAGTCTGaattctatatatttttattagttattatatttattatattatttacgAAGCAAGGTCATTTTTAAATTTCTGGGTTTATTtcattcagaccaacccatgtatgtgtgtatgtatgacataTAACGCCCCTAACACTATAATAGGCAGCATATTGAAGGTAAAAcaattcactttaaacatctgtttacagtaaacataaccacacacacacacacacactttccaaacCAACAGTGGTagggcttttgtatttgtgttgaaccgtctcggccaccgtaAGTATGGCTGAGTTTTGAACGAAATacaaattttagttttattatgttgatatgtcttgtgtggctttgggtctgtcTGAGTTTGTGGACCAGGAATACTGGGGTGAAACGGACCGTATTATGATTTGCAGTATGTTGATAATGATTAATATGTTGAAATTGACTATTTTGAAGGTTTTTGAATTGTCAGGAGCTTGTCTTGTCTATGTTTAAGTCTTGTCCTGTTTATTCTGTAATGTTATCATGTAAGTTGTAATGGTTGCATTGTCACTTCTGTtctgtggaccccaggaagaatagctgctGCAACGCTGTAACTAATAAACTAAATTTGGGACCCCTCATCACAGGTAGTGGCCTGTTTTTAAAAGTTCAGCCTCCAAATgatttgtttttgaaatgttaGACTAAATATAATTGTGTGTAAGTTCGCTTTTTTCTCTGTCAATCATCTCGTGACACATCCGATTTAGCCCAGGACCGCATCCATTGCTTTAGTCTGGAAAATTGGGATGGATGTCTTTCAAGATCAGCATGACATCTTTAAATTGCTGGTTCTGTGCAACAATcagtccaaaatccaaagatCTTTAATTTACAATGTGAAGCAGCTTTTGAGAAACTGGAACCAGCAAGTGTATGGCAGTTTTGCTTAAAGTACCTAAATCCCCAATGATTTCTGTCAAATTGCTTGATGAATTACTTCTTTCAGCAGTAGTTTTTTAAAGCTAAGCAGAGTTCATGAAATAAACCTGTAATGTCCTATTGACATTTATATtcctaaaatgtaattttttttttttaaagccttaattaaaaattaaGGATCCTTTCATGTGCATGTTCATGCCAGATGATCCCaagttgcatatttaaacattttataaaaataaaaagtttaacaAAACCGTTCCGTTCTCCCTGTATACAAAGATGCAATGACTAAAAGAGACAAGATGCAATGCAAAAGTTTTTTTAATGCAGTAGACTACATGGAGAGCGTCAACAAATTAGAAGAAAGCGCTTTTACATGTGGATATACAAGGACTCCGAAGCAgaatacacaaataaataaaaagctatTTAAATGATCGGTCCCTATCCCCCCTATTCATTTACAGAAATACTGGATTCCACCCACATCATCTTTCAACAGTGAGTGAAAGATTTGCAATTAATCTTAAATCCTCTGCAGTAATTAAATGATGCCAAAATAAGAGGTCATGAACTCATCTCCCACAAGTCAAGGCAGCATCGCCAATGGTACAGACCTGCTGTATTAAAAAGGAGATCATGTGCTTAACTTTAGCAAATATACGAGCAGACTCAGtggcatgcatgcatgtatgtatgtatattaaatatattttaattattgGGCTGGATGGTTGATTCAGACACTGATGAGCTGGGGGAAGAGTTCATTAGCAAACATGTCGTCCCAGGTGCTCTCTGAGCACAGGGAAGAGGAAATGTCGCTGAAAGGGGAAGGGGACCCTTCGTATCCGGAGTCGCTGTAGGTATCCGCAAGGCAAGCTTCATTATCCAGGCCGCTGAGGGAAGTTGAGGAGGGTCCAGACAAAAAGTCATCCATCTGACTGTGGCGGTCACAGCTCGGGATGACCACTTCCTCTGGCTCGTCTTTGATGCAGACTGTCTCCTCCTCGACCACCACCTCGGGAATGGGGACGGCGTCCTCGTCGATCGTCTCCTCTGCGTCGCTCTCCGAGTCGTTGCACTGCCCGCTGCTCACCTCCTCCACGGGCTTCGTGTAGATGTGGTCAAAGTGGATCAGTTCATTAAGGGCCTCCAGCTTAACTGATGGGGCCCCCAGAGTCGCAGGTGTGGTGGCAGGTACTGTGTCCCCCCCTCTGACCAACAGCACCTGCGGCTCCTGGCACTCCTGTTCACAAGACTTGAGGAACAGCTCTGGGTCAAGGATGTCCAGAATGCCCAGGAGCAAATCAGACTAGTGAGTGGGGGGGAAAACCAGAGATTAGCCTAGTAACCCATGACCTTACTCTGGAGCTTTCTTAGAAACTAgatttaaatattttcataaACAAGGAGCCATCTTTATTAGAGACTTACCTCATTGTCTGCAGTGTCAGAACCATTTGTATCCATTGAGAAGTCTTCAGATTTAGGGAGTGCTGGGCCTGCACCTGCTGCGGAGGCACACGTAGCCTGAGTGCTGCGGACTCAGAAGACCCGATCCCTAAACCTGCATTGTTCCCAGTGGACAACAAACTCTGAACCTGAGATGGCGAAAATGGACAGAGGGTGAATTACAGTTAATCCACGCAAAAGACAATTACCACAAGCCAACACACCCTGCTTCCCCTACGAGTATGAATTACAATCTTACCTTCTCTTTTGAGTCGAGGGTGTCCAACCCAAGTCTCTGTCTTAGTTCCTCATTTTCTGTCATTAGGCCATTTGATTTGTCCCGAAGTAGACGGTTTTCAATGTGAAGTTTCTGATTCTGCAGGACGAAAACGAACAGATGTTTGTACCTGAAACTTGCAACCGTTTATGGAGAAGTGATGCATGAAGCCaatgcaacaacacacacacacagagacagacagagagagagagagagagagaggaattgtagggctgggcaataaggAGAAAATCCAATATcgcgatattcttgaccaaatacctcaatattgctgagatattctagggttgacaattggttctttaacaaaatatcttcacacttatatattttagataaatgatcatcagtaatgtagacaatgtctaagtgggtaaaggcaaagaATAGTCTGGGAAATTCAGAAAAAtttatcactttactgtaatgcagcctttaaaaccagaaagATATccaaaaatctaagacgatatctagtctcctatcacgatatcgatataataaatatattgcccagccctatttaaTTGTACTTCAGATGACATATTGAGAGGTGGAATGGCTCTAAATGGGGTCCTGTATGCACCAGCTACACCCCTGTTTTAAGGGGATTTACCTCCAGCTCCAACTCCAGTACTTGCTGTTCCAGCTCCCCCATTTTTGCCTTCTTCCGGTCTCTGGCTGTCTGAGCTGCGACTCTGTTCTTGAGtttcctgaggaaaaaaaaaaaaaaaaaaaaagaaaaatattaggAGAAAATACATTGAACACATTCTTTCCATGATGCTGACAAAGCCCTCCGACATGCATTGAGTTTACAGTACTGCGCAATCACCGGCCATGTTCCTGCCACGCAGGCATATCAGGATATCAGTATCCTGCTCTGTAACGGCCAGAGCCCAGGCGGGTCCTGACCGTCAAATCACTGAGATAAGCAGTTTgacaagctaacgttaggccAAAGTCCATAGTTCATAGAAATACGACGTTTAACTTTAAGTAAATTACTGGCTTCATGGGGCAATTTTAAACAACGTAACGTCTCATGACCTACAGATAATATTAGGAGATGCAGCATTGACCTAATTCAGTTACGGTGCGATTTTAATCGCCATCAGGTTCACGTTACTATTGTTCAACAGAGATCAAGATCTATGGGCGTGCCCCTGTAGTAGTCTCTTTAACAATGGCCGGGTTTATgctttaaagatgtttttaccCAGATATAATGGTACATTAAGGATATTTTTCTGTAACTAACCTGCGAAGTTGCTTTTCCTCCGGACTCAAGTGTGTGAGCCTTTGTCTTTTTCGTATGGGCGGCCCAGCAGAAGAGTTGGAGTCGGAGTCCGATGACGCCGTGCTAGCCGATGACGGTAAAACGACAGAGATGGCCCGGTTGAAGCCTGCCTGTGAGCCGCTGGAGGAGCCGGTCTGTTTGCCGGAAATCAGGAGCACTTTATGGGGCCCTCCGGTCCCTGCTGCTACAACCACCATGTTGCTATATCCTACTGGCGgtgtcttaaaaaaataatggggtATCCTTTTGAATTTAGTGGAAACCTTAAGGTTTCTCTGGTACCTGATCCCCGGCAACTCTCAACTGTTGAACAAGATGGGCTGTGCCTGCGATGCTTTTCTACTATCGTGGTGACAGCTGATAGGCTCCAAGCGGCTCTGACGCAATTTATTTACGCTCTGTGATTGGTCGCAGTGCTGATGTAATTTGCATTTGAAGTTTCACTGCTGGCAAAGTAAAATACCCAAAGTTCCTTGTAAGTGTAGCCAAATTTCCCATCAAGACTTGGTGTCAATTTCTGTTTCAAGTCAACAATATGTAATTCAGCCATCTTATtacataatatattatattgtagCCTATAGCACTTTCACTGTATTGATCGTGGAGCTGTGACATTGATTTGGAGTTTCCTGGATTTACAACCTCTCTGTCCAGTAAAGACAAACATAACCTAGTACTTCATATTGGTTTTAAAAGTAGAAGGTCACATTAAGCTTTTAGATTTTATATCCGCTGAAGTTAAGAACATAAATTCCAGTATAGATTAACAGGTcacactttgtttgttttgtatttttcatttttcaagttTCATGGTCCCAAGATGCTGTTAGTTTGCATGCTTCCTGCTCTTTGTCTTGTACATAAAGTTTCCTCATTCTTTTCTTTGAAGGAGTCtgattaaacacacaaaacatgcttTACCACTCTGATGGCTTTCCCTGAAGTGCTCATTCATAGTTACTGTAAGGACTGTTGAATGATGGATTGTGTGTCAGTTTCTTGTCTGTCAAATGATTGCTTTCTCCTTCTTTTATTCCTCATttgaaggttttttttgttacatttcaCTTTATATTCTTATAACATCAACTTCATGTTCAGTAGAAGGTTTGCAGTGAAACTGGTTTGCTTGTCCCACAAAGAGTAatagaaacacaaaacaaaaataattttgaacACAACTAAAGGAATTGAATTACAGTTCACTACATGTATTCACAAGTTCACAAGTACGCTCTTTTCCTAAAACTCCTGTTCGTCCTCAAACGGGAATTCACATTTTTGCAGTATCTGGCCACCGTTATTGTTTACAGCTTTTAGCTGTTTGCTCCTGTCGTCTCTCACCTCAACAGGAGTAACTACAGGAGCAAGAGCAAACACTGGCCTGTTTGCGGAACTTTACCGTCACTACAGAATCAACATCTGAGAAAGTCAGAGCAGGCGTTTATGAtggtgtgtgattgtgtgatgtgtgtgtgtgtgtgtgtgtgtgtgtgtgtgtgtgtgtgtgtgtgtgtgtcatagtgtagtgtagtattaaagaaagagacaggatcCAGGATGTCCTTTATTTACAGAAATATACCCTAtagttaaattatttaaaagtttaaactaACACCAACTTCCCACAAGCCCTAAAGCAAATAGGGAAATGGGTGTTCCTTTGAATGTCCTAGTGAACATTTCCTATTTTCAAGTTTGTTTATGTCATTCAAGAGAGCGAACAGGAGAATACTATTATACACCACCCAGCCATAAGATGAAACGCACTTAGTTATTTTTGACTTGCAAAGTAGGTTGGGGATCCCCCATCATGTACAGTATGAGACAAGTGTCACATTTGCAATCAGTGAAGTGACCTCATAAATGTGTGTTGCTCTCAAGTTATGTTTAACCCAGAATAGGATAGAGGTGTAACAACAGGTGTTCAAACTATAAAACAGTGTTTAGCGTACTtcctggacatagttatgcttgagctctctacagcaaggattaacaaagccaaatcatcaactatagacctatggaaaaaaacgcagcagcacaagtatcagtcctaatATGACCTCAACATCACAAGAACTACAGGAaagtgactaggcaaggtgtgatttctgttttttttcagcgCACCaagctactgaacgagaccgaatgtaaccgtgcgaccggccggcccgctcgagaATAATGTAACCGTGcgaccggccggcccgctcgagtctaatgtaatcaagcggtgtcttggttctcggcaagtttgagttattaaccaagccttgtttctggtgcatcttagaggattgtgttcacggcaattccCACATTATcaatggggaagtacagtacatcacatacaaatacacgtcatgttatcttggtagttatgttaagttaaatgttagagaagtgaatgttgctacatggtagctaggctaggctgtcacaaggagactgcgcaccaggctactgaaagaTACTGTAACCGGGGCTAATGCATGTAATcccgggtgtctaggttctcggcaagtttgagttatcaaccgttAGCaaaagcctttatgtctcgtgcatttaataattgtgttcatggaaattcataggctacattacAAAGGGGAAagtatatcacatacaaatacacgtaatctTGGTAGTTACTGTATGTTAAAtgttagaagtgaatgttgctacatggtagtTACTGTCATGAGCACCAGgctaccgaatgtaaccgtggccAGTGCGTGAGTCTGTTGGTCAGTATGAGTGTGtaaatactatagtatgtcgagaccgaatgtaaccgcaCCCGCTCGAGTCTTccgcggtgtcttggttcctgGCGATCACCCCCCCCGCCCCGAGGGCACGCGaaccggtgaccgaatctattaactcAGTAGGCAAACCAACCaccgtccggttgaaccgactcacgtaaaagagtcggttgtcccatcactaacgtcaacttcgagtctgggggaggaggggggaggggagacgACTCtgtccagtattttgaatttgtactccaataactattttaaacacttagatattgcacctttaaggaaAAGTAGTGACATTTAACTATTGAAATGCTCTATCACAAGTAAAAGTGCTGAATTCAAATatttcacttaagtaaaagtatgaaagtattatcagcaaaatgcaCTAATGTATGTGTTTGTCAGAATGGGTCCtgtgttatattattatgttaCTGGCCCATTATTATTGATGAATCAACATGTAAACAGTACATTAATGTTATTGCTGGTTGAGGTGGAGCTCATTTGAAATGCTTTATATACTTAGTATATAGTTCTGGTAATTGAATCTATAACACAGCATCATAGTTTATATCCTGATAAAATCTGGatctgaaatgaaatgaaatgaaatgtagcataaaatgaaaatactcaagcAAAGAACaaatacctcaaaattgtacttaagtatattAGCCTAttcaatgtagcctacttatttACACCCCACCACTGCCAATGGACTCATACTACTATATCAACCCATAGAAAAGAGAGCTTTGTAACCACAAACTAATACTCTGTAAGTACTCAATGAAATCCTCTTAATAGATTATGCGTGTACATGGGTGTAACCACACAACGTAAGCACAAACAATTACCACTTATTGAATACAGTGAGACAAGGAGGTTTCAAGATGCTCTTAAACCTGAAAGGTCTTTGCTGCCTGACTGGTTCAAAAGAATGTAAAGTGTCTTATTATTACTGTTCCAGAAACATCTTCACAAATGACTACATACACAGAAACCCAGTAGAATCActctattttgtaattaatgtTCCTTAAATAAGCTAAAATGGGCAGTTAGcgtagcttagcacaaagacaggAGAAAACAGctaacctggctctgtccaTGGGTAACAAAATCTGCTGACCAGAACCTCTATAATGATCACTAATAATTAACATGttgtatcttgtttgtttaatcctgCTTGAACCCAAGAAATAGTCTGACACTTAACCGCCTGTAATGTAgcaaattgttgttttatatttggttattttatgaattaaaCAACCGAACCAAGCTAGATGTTTCTCCCAGtttacagtctttatgctaagctaaactggCTATAGCTTTATATTTAACGAACACATGTGAAAGTGGTCGATCTTCTCATCCAAGAAAAGCGAATAAGTGTaaatcacaaaatgtcaaactataaTTGCTTTATACATTATTTTAGCTTTGGTTACACATCCTGGATTCTGATAATCTTCCTTGGAGGCTCTGAGAGGGACTGTGTGCATAGTCTGTCATGGCTGCTAGACTCAGAGACTCAACCAGTActtagacatacacacacacacacacacacacacacacacacacacacacacacacacacacacacacacacacacacacaaaagtgggGATCCTCCCTTAGCTCAAAATTGGAGACTGTGATTAAGGTGGGTGGATCCTCAAAACCATAATTCAAAATGGACCAATcccaaaagcataaaaaaaacatctcaggGCGTATAAATCCTATTTATTTCTTCAAGCTGACATAGCTGTGATGTAAGATATAACCAAGCCTTCCAAATTAAAACTGCACCCAGTGGTATTCAAACTGCTATCCCGACTGAGGGCGTACTTATTATTCTGTCTCAGTACTTTGTGTTATGTCATGTGTCTGCAATTTTTATGTTTGTAACAATGCTCTTTTCTCAGCAAGTCTCCTTTAGAAGATTAAACTTACAATACGGTTTTAAGCTATGCTAGTTCatttctttcactttctttttaGGGAAGGTGGGAAACTTGATAAAAGCTTAATGAACAGCGTACTGTGAGTGGGATGTTTTCCTGTCCTATCACTTCCCCACTAAATGACTGATATTCAACAATCACATAAAAGGTGCTTATGAAACCTAAATGGTCATTTAAATGTTTCATGTAACTGGttaggttttttttctgtaaattacTTAATCATAGAAATTATAGAAAGAAACGTTGGGACTGATTGGTAACTCTAAAAGAAGTTAGTTCTCTGTATGACAATTCTGTTTATATTCTCTGTGAATTGAGTCCTGACAATCTCTTTTGTTTGgctcaaaataaaaatctaattaaaGATAGCTGCATATTGGCAGAACATCTTGACTATTGGCAGCTTCAGTTGGCGCCAATAACATCAACTGTGTATCCTACACCTCACTCCACAGCATTCTTTCTTAGTTATGACCTTGATCCAAATAACATTATTAGATTGCATCATGTCTCGACTCCAGCACTTGTGTTGTAACTAAGAACAAAATACTCTTTCTTGCTTTATTGGAGGCTGCTGTCAACCTACCATGggtattttgggcttttttctaGTGAAGGCCTGGTGTCTACAGCAAAGACATGGCATGCAGGGTAAACAGTAATGCCTGTGTGTGCTCACCGGGCGGGTACTGGTGTAAATGGTGTTGTTATGGGGCAAAGCCGGGCTGGACAATAGGGGTGAGAGCGGGGTCACACCCTGGGACAGCATCCAGCTGCAGGGGACGGCTGGTCGTTGTGTTTGCATTTACCTCCTCCCAATCATACATCTTGCTCCCTACCCATGATCCACTGGGGTGTTTGTTTGGCCTTGAGTTT contains:
- the xbp1 gene encoding LOW QUALITY PROTEIN: X-box-binding protein 1 (The sequence of the model RefSeq protein was modified relative to this genomic sequence to represent the inferred CDS: deleted 2 bases in 1 codon), whose protein sequence is MVVVAAGTGGPHKVLLISGKQTGSSSGSQAGFNRAISVVLPSSASTASSDSDSNSSAGPPIRKRQRLTHLSPEEKQLRRKLKNRVAAQTARDRKKAKMGELEQQVLELELENQKLHIENRLLRDKSNGLMTENEELRQRLGLDTLDSKEKVQSLLSTGNNAGLGIGSSESAALRLRVSAAGAGPALPKSEDFSMDTNGSDTADNESDLLLGILDILDPELFLKSCEQECQEPQVLLVRGGDTVPATTPATLGAPSVKLEALNELIHFDHIYTKPVEEVSSGQCNDSESDAEETIDEDAVPIPEVVVEEETVCIKDEPEEVVIPSCDRHSQMDDFLSGPSSTSLSGLDNEACLADTYSDSGYEGSPSPFSDISSSLCSESTWDDMFANELFPQLISV